In Salvelinus namaycush isolate Seneca chromosome 37, SaNama_1.0, whole genome shotgun sequence, the following are encoded in one genomic region:
- the LOC120030799 gene encoding fucolectin-5-like isoform X1 → MNQSDSAVYRAFTYISINSDLIFVECEGNLALRGKATQSDLIESIWHGYSHASNAIDGNRDSHFHHGSCTATDESTNPWWRVDLLDTYIVTSITVTNRGDAVPERLNGAEIRIGNSLLDNGIHNPLAKTISSVPAGSSLTLAFDPSFEGRYVIVVLPGQHRLLTLCEVEVYGYLAPTGDNVALYGKATQSSLYEFGIPGNAIDGNHNAILMGGSCTHTLQDINAWWRVDLLKTYKVFSIIITNTVDSVSSRLNGAEIRIGNSLENNGIDNPRCAVISSIPGGTSSTFQCTGMEGRYVNVVIPGRKEFLTLCEVEVYGSPLDGTGPTCN, encoded by the exons GAAATCTTGCCTTGCGTGGAAAAGCTACACAGTCAGACCTCATTGAGAGCATATGGCACGGTTACAGTCATGCCTCCAATGCCATTGATGGGAACCGCGATTCACATTTTCATCATGGGTCCTGCACTGCCACTGATGAATCCACTAACCCCTGGTGGAGAGTGGACCTGCTTGATACCTACATAGTCACCTCCATCACCGTCACCAACAGAGGGGATGCTGTTCCTGAGAGACTTAACGGGGCTGAGATACGAATAGGAAATTCTTTACTGGACAATGGCATTCATAACCCTCT GGCTAAAACAATTTCCTCTGTTCCAGCCGGAAGTTCTCTCACCCTGGCTTTTGACCCAAGTTTCGAAGGACGTTATGTGATTGTGGTTCTACCAGGCCAGCATAGACTTCTGACACTCTGTGAAGTGGAGGTTTATGGCTACCTTGCCCCAACCG GAGATAATGTGGCTCTATATGGAAAGGCCACCCAGTCGTCTTTGTATGAGTTTGGCATTCCAGGCAATGCTATTGACGGGAATCACAATGCTATTTTGATGGGAGGGTCCTGCACCCACACTCTACAGGACATCAACGCCTGGTGGAGGGTGGACCTTCTGAAGACCTACAAAGTGTtctccatcatcatcaccaacacAGTCGACAGTGTTTCCAGCAGACTCAATGGAGCTGAGATTCGCATTGGAAACTCCCTGGAAAACAATGGCATCGACAATCCTAG GTGTGCTGTGATCTCCTCTATCCCAGGTGGCACTTCTAGCACCTTCCAGTGTACCGGCATGGAGGGTCGATATGTCAACGTGGTCATTCCAGGGAGGAAGGAGTTCCTGACCTTGTGTGAGGTGGAGGTGTACGGGTCACCCCTGGATGGGACTGGGCCTACATGTAACTAA
- the LOC120030799 gene encoding fucolectin-6-like isoform X2 produces the protein MVRSAMMFILLTLLELACSIGATVPRNLALRGKATQSDLIESIWHGYSHASNAIDGNRDSHFHHGSCTATDESTNPWWRVDLLDTYIVTSITVTNRGDAVPERLNGAEIRIGNSLLDNGIHNPLAKTISSVPAGSSLTLAFDPSFEGRYVIVVLPGQHRLLTLCEVEVYGYLAPTGDNVALYGKATQSSLYEFGIPGNAIDGNHNAILMGGSCTHTLQDINAWWRVDLLKTYKVFSIIITNTVDSVSSRLNGAEIRIGNSLENNGIDNPRCAVISSIPGGTSSTFQCTGMEGRYVNVVIPGRKEFLTLCEVEVYGSPLDGTGPTCN, from the exons GAAATCTTGCCTTGCGTGGAAAAGCTACACAGTCAGACCTCATTGAGAGCATATGGCACGGTTACAGTCATGCCTCCAATGCCATTGATGGGAACCGCGATTCACATTTTCATCATGGGTCCTGCACTGCCACTGATGAATCCACTAACCCCTGGTGGAGAGTGGACCTGCTTGATACCTACATAGTCACCTCCATCACCGTCACCAACAGAGGGGATGCTGTTCCTGAGAGACTTAACGGGGCTGAGATACGAATAGGAAATTCTTTACTGGACAATGGCATTCATAACCCTCT GGCTAAAACAATTTCCTCTGTTCCAGCCGGAAGTTCTCTCACCCTGGCTTTTGACCCAAGTTTCGAAGGACGTTATGTGATTGTGGTTCTACCAGGCCAGCATAGACTTCTGACACTCTGTGAAGTGGAGGTTTATGGCTACCTTGCCCCAACCG GAGATAATGTGGCTCTATATGGAAAGGCCACCCAGTCGTCTTTGTATGAGTTTGGCATTCCAGGCAATGCTATTGACGGGAATCACAATGCTATTTTGATGGGAGGGTCCTGCACCCACACTCTACAGGACATCAACGCCTGGTGGAGGGTGGACCTTCTGAAGACCTACAAAGTGTtctccatcatcatcaccaacacAGTCGACAGTGTTTCCAGCAGACTCAATGGAGCTGAGATTCGCATTGGAAACTCCCTGGAAAACAATGGCATCGACAATCCTAG GTGTGCTGTGATCTCCTCTATCCCAGGTGGCACTTCTAGCACCTTCCAGTGTACCGGCATGGAGGGTCGATATGTCAACGTGGTCATTCCAGGGAGGAAGGAGTTCCTGACCTTGTGTGAGGTGGAGGTGTACGGGTCACCCCTGGATGGGACTGGGCCTACATGTAACTAA
- the LOC120030799 gene encoding fucolectin-like isoform X3: protein MNQSDSAVYRAFTYISINSDLIFVECEGNLALRGKATQSDLIESIWHGYSHASNAIDGNRDSHFHHGSCTATDESTNPWWRVDLLDTYIVTSITVTNRGDAVPERLNGAEIRIGNSLLDNGIHNPLAKTISSVPAGSSLTLAFDPSFEGRYVIVVLPGQHRLLTLCEVEVYGYLAPTGDNVALYGKATQSSLYEFGIPGNAIDGNHNAILMGGSCTHTLQDINAWWRVDLLKTYKVFSIIITNTVDSVSSRLNGAEIRIGNSLENNGIDNPR from the exons GAAATCTTGCCTTGCGTGGAAAAGCTACACAGTCAGACCTCATTGAGAGCATATGGCACGGTTACAGTCATGCCTCCAATGCCATTGATGGGAACCGCGATTCACATTTTCATCATGGGTCCTGCACTGCCACTGATGAATCCACTAACCCCTGGTGGAGAGTGGACCTGCTTGATACCTACATAGTCACCTCCATCACCGTCACCAACAGAGGGGATGCTGTTCCTGAGAGACTTAACGGGGCTGAGATACGAATAGGAAATTCTTTACTGGACAATGGCATTCATAACCCTCT GGCTAAAACAATTTCCTCTGTTCCAGCCGGAAGTTCTCTCACCCTGGCTTTTGACCCAAGTTTCGAAGGACGTTATGTGATTGTGGTTCTACCAGGCCAGCATAGACTTCTGACACTCTGTGAAGTGGAGGTTTATGGCTACCTTGCCCCAACCG GAGATAATGTGGCTCTATATGGAAAGGCCACCCAGTCGTCTTTGTATGAGTTTGGCATTCCAGGCAATGCTATTGACGGGAATCACAATGCTATTTTGATGGGAGGGTCCTGCACCCACACTCTACAGGACATCAACGCCTGGTGGAGGGTGGACCTTCTGAAGACCTACAAAGTGTtctccatcatcatcaccaacacAGTCGACAGTGTTTCCAGCAGACTCAATGGAGCTGAGATTCGCATTGGAAACTCCCTGGAAAACAATGGCATCGACAATCCTAG ATGA